A segment of the Selenihalanaerobacter shriftii genome:
TCCTTTTCGGGTAATAGTTAAAACACTTTTGTCACTACCGTCTTTACTCCAAATTCTTTTTGGATCTTTTAAATATTTAATATCATATACTATATTCATCCAGTGTGGTTTCCAAGCACTCCAAGCAATCCATTCTTTATCCCTAATATGTTTTTTAACTGCTGACATCATTGCTTGAGAACTGCTGACTACTACGTTCCAATCTTTTAGGCCATAAATATTATTTTTTATAGCTTTTTTCATAATAGCATTCCCAGAGCTTCCAGGCTCTAGTCCATACCATTTATGATCAAATTTGTTAGCATATTTATGTAAATCAGCCATAGATTTTACTCCAGCTTCCCAAACATATTCAGGAACAGCAGTCTTCCAAACTACTTCATCTAGATTAACTCTTACAGGTTTTACAGTTCCCTTTTCTTTATAAGGTTGATAATCATTTATCATTTGTGGTAACCAGAGCCCAAGGAAAACATCAATATCTCCTTGTTCCATCCCCTTTAAAATAGTTGGTTTCATTGCTGAAGTTAGCTTAGTCTTATATCCTAAATATTGAGCGATTTTGTTAACTACATGAGTTTTCACTGTAACTCCTGGCCACTCTACATAACCAAAATTAATAACTTCTTTATTTTGATTAGTTTGCTGTGTAGAATCCGGTTGTCCACTACATCCTACTACTAAAGTAAGTACCAACGCTATAGTAATAAGTAATAATACACTTTTTT
Coding sequences within it:
- a CDS encoding ABC transporter substrate-binding protein, encoding MLRKKSVLLLITIALVLTLVVGCSGQPDSTQQTNQNKEVINFGYVEWPGVTVKTHVVNKIAQYLGYKTKLTSAMKPTILKGMEQGDIDVFLGLWLPQMINDYQPYKEKGTVKPVRVNLDEVVWKTAVPEYVWEAGVKSMADLHKYANKFDHKWYGLEPGSSGNAIMKKAIKNNIYGLKDWNVVVSSSQAMMSAVKKHIRDKEWIAWSAWKPHWMNIVYDIKYLKDPKRIWSKDGSDKSVLTITRKGFKDDAPNFYKLLKQFKISSKIQSKWILEYGKKKRDPEKIAEEWIKNNLDLVTKWVAGMKTVDEKDAVKVIEQKFK